The following are encoded together in the Salinibacter grassmerensis genome:
- a CDS encoding cysteine desulfurase family protein, which produces MERVYLDHAATTPLDPEVFEVMKPYLLEEYGNASSVHQMGRRARVAMEEARERVAGCLGAEPSEIVFTSGGTEADNLALKGVLGAASTGSEAGLVTSTAEHKAVLEPARRMSEQGRPVALLSPDTHGAVTPEQVEAAIEEETALVSLMHTNNEIGVQNDIPAVARVCDEHDVLLHCDAVQAAGLQPLDVEDLGVDLLSLSGHKFYGPKGIGVLYVRNGVDLGPLVEGGSQERDRRGGTQNVAGAIGLAEALERAVAEAEERAERLSRLQRRLVEGLDDAVPGPYVCNTPLDEAPVAPHVVNVAFPPVEEEPLDGEMLILNLDMQGVLVSAGSACTSGALEPSHVLTAIGLDRSTAAAAVRFSLGAKTTEPDIDEALDTLHSTLQRMR; this is translated from the coding sequence ATGGAGCGCGTTTACCTCGATCACGCCGCCACCACGCCTCTCGACCCCGAGGTGTTTGAGGTGATGAAACCGTACCTGCTGGAGGAATACGGGAACGCGTCGTCGGTGCACCAGATGGGACGGCGGGCACGGGTCGCAATGGAGGAGGCGCGGGAGCGCGTCGCGGGCTGTCTGGGGGCCGAGCCGAGTGAGATTGTCTTCACCAGTGGGGGGACCGAGGCCGATAATCTGGCACTGAAGGGGGTCTTGGGGGCGGCGTCAACGGGGTCGGAGGCCGGCCTGGTGACCTCCACCGCCGAGCACAAGGCCGTCCTGGAGCCGGCCCGGCGAATGTCGGAGCAGGGGCGGCCCGTGGCCCTTCTATCGCCGGACACCCACGGCGCCGTTACCCCTGAACAGGTGGAAGCGGCGATTGAGGAGGAGACTGCCCTCGTGTCCCTCATGCACACGAACAACGAAATTGGGGTGCAGAACGACATCCCGGCCGTGGCGAGGGTCTGCGACGAGCACGACGTGTTGTTGCACTGCGACGCCGTCCAGGCGGCGGGCCTGCAGCCCCTCGACGTAGAGGACCTCGGCGTGGATCTGCTGTCCCTCTCCGGACACAAGTTCTACGGGCCGAAGGGCATTGGCGTGCTGTATGTCCGCAACGGCGTCGACCTTGGCCCGCTCGTGGAGGGGGGCTCTCAGGAGCGCGACCGCCGGGGCGGTACCCAGAACGTGGCCGGGGCCATCGGGCTGGCGGAGGCGCTAGAGCGGGCCGTGGCGGAGGCGGAGGAACGGGCAGAGCGGTTGTCCCGGCTTCAGCGGCGTCTCGTTGAAGGGCTCGACGACGCGGTGCCCGGGCCGTACGTCTGTAACACGCCGCTGGACGAGGCCCCCGTCGCGCCACACGTCGTGAACGTAGCCTTTCCGCCGGTCGAGGAGGAGCCCCTTGACGGGGAGATGTTGATCTTGAACCTGGACATGCAGGGCGTGCTCGTCTCGGCCGGGTCGGCCTGTACCAGCGGGGCGCTGGAACCGAGCCACGTCCTCACGGCCATTGGGCTCGATCGCTCGACGGCCGCCGCTGCCGTTCGGTTCTCACTGGGGGCGAAGACGACCGAGCCGGACATCGATGAGGCCCTCGACACCCTTCACTCCACCCTGCAACGCATGCGCTGA
- the fbp gene encoding class 1 fructose-bisphosphatase — MTGSPRTSHAGDGAPEDDLGTFQTLEQFILDRQDSFPHSTGAFSRLLRDISLAAKIVNRDMRRAGLLDVYGSTGERNVQGEVQQKMDALAHREFVQALRRGGECCLIGSEEHAEAIPISTVSKEGDGKYIVLLDPLDGSSNIDVNVSVGTIFSIYRLPDAFDEEKPDPEAALQAGTEQVAAGYVVYGSSTMLVYTTGNGVNGFTLDPSIGEFLLSHPDIQTPSRGRLFSINSGYYHSFEGGLRDYIDWLQQQDPETNRPAKTRYIGSFVSDFHRNLLKGGIYMYPATDGSPEGKLRLMYEANPMGFIAEQAGGAASDGHQRILEKDPDKLHQRTPLFIGSEEMVRRAEAFLQGEPEQAFPA, encoded by the coding sequence ATGACCGGATCTCCTCGCACATCCCACGCCGGTGACGGCGCCCCCGAAGACGACCTGGGCACGTTCCAAACCCTCGAGCAATTCATCCTTGATCGCCAGGACTCGTTCCCGCACTCTACCGGTGCGTTCTCGCGGCTGCTGCGCGACATCAGCCTGGCCGCCAAGATCGTGAACCGCGACATGCGCCGCGCCGGGCTTCTCGACGTCTACGGCAGCACGGGCGAGCGAAACGTGCAGGGGGAGGTCCAGCAGAAGATGGACGCCCTCGCCCACCGCGAGTTTGTGCAGGCGCTGCGGCGCGGCGGGGAGTGCTGCCTCATCGGCTCCGAAGAGCACGCGGAGGCGATCCCCATAAGCACCGTTTCGAAGGAGGGGGACGGAAAGTATATTGTTCTCCTCGATCCCCTCGACGGCTCCTCCAACATCGACGTGAACGTGTCGGTGGGCACCATCTTCAGCATCTACCGGCTGCCAGACGCCTTCGACGAGGAGAAGCCGGATCCGGAGGCGGCCCTGCAGGCCGGGACCGAGCAGGTGGCCGCCGGATACGTCGTCTACGGCTCCTCCACGATGCTGGTCTACACCACCGGCAACGGGGTGAACGGCTTCACGCTGGACCCGTCGATCGGAGAGTTTCTGCTGTCGCATCCGGACATCCAGACGCCGTCTCGGGGCCGACTCTTCTCGATCAACAGTGGCTACTACCACTCCTTCGAGGGCGGGCTGCGGGACTATATCGACTGGCTCCAGCAGCAGGACCCGGAAACCAATCGTCCTGCGAAGACGCGCTACATCGGCTCGTTCGTGTCGGACTTCCACCGCAACCTCCTGAAAGGGGGGATCTACATGTATCCGGCGACGGACGGCAGTCCGGAGGGGAAGCTCCGCCTCATGTACGAGGCCAACCCGATGGGCTTTATCGCCGAGCAGGCCGGCGGGGCGGCGTCGGACGGGCACCAGCGCATCCTCGAAAAGGATCCGGACAAGCTCCACCAGCGCACGCCGCTCTTCATTGGCAGCGAAGAGATGGTTCGCCGGGCCGAGGCATTTCTGCAGGGCGAGCCGGAGCAGGCGTTCCCGGCATGA
- the serS gene encoding serine--tRNA ligase has product MLNLDTVRNDPRRVKEALRAKGIGSPDLVDTLLEVDETRRSTITELQDLQSRQNELSQQIGTLKREGEDEEAEAIIEKTGRMKEEINRLKEEVQEVEAQQEELVLELPNIPHPSVPVGADEDDNEVEETVGEMPSFDFDPAPHWELADRHNLVDLERGAKVAGSGFPFYLGKGARLQRALLNFFLDRARERGYTEMQAPLFVNPESAEGTGQLPDKDELMYEIPRDDFYPIPTAEVPVTNFHRDEILAADDLPRQYCTYSPCWRREAGSYGADVRGLNRLHQFDKVELVRIVHPDESYRALDALLEDAESALDALDLPYRRLLMCTGDMGFTQAKVYDLEVWSAAQDRWLEVSSVSNFEAFQARRAQIRYRPEPEAKPELVHTLNGSGLAFPRVVAALLENNQQPDGTIELPEALHPYTGFARIGAED; this is encoded by the coding sequence ATGCTCAACCTCGACACCGTCCGCAACGATCCCCGTCGCGTCAAAGAAGCCCTCCGGGCCAAGGGCATCGGCTCTCCCGACCTCGTTGACACCCTTCTCGAAGTCGACGAGACGCGCCGGTCCACCATCACGGAGCTGCAGGACCTTCAGTCCCGTCAGAACGAGCTCTCCCAGCAAATCGGGACGCTGAAGCGGGAAGGCGAGGACGAGGAGGCCGAGGCGATCATCGAAAAGACCGGCCGGATGAAAGAGGAGATCAATCGCCTGAAGGAGGAAGTCCAAGAAGTGGAGGCCCAGCAGGAGGAGCTCGTGCTGGAGCTCCCGAACATTCCGCACCCGAGCGTCCCGGTCGGGGCGGACGAGGACGACAACGAGGTCGAGGAGACGGTCGGCGAAATGCCCTCGTTCGACTTCGACCCGGCGCCGCACTGGGAGTTGGCCGACCGGCACAATCTCGTGGACCTGGAGCGGGGCGCCAAGGTGGCGGGGAGTGGCTTCCCGTTTTACCTCGGGAAGGGGGCCCGGCTCCAGCGGGCCCTCCTCAACTTTTTCTTGGATCGCGCTCGGGAGCGTGGCTACACCGAAATGCAGGCCCCGCTCTTCGTGAACCCGGAGAGCGCAGAGGGCACCGGGCAGCTCCCGGACAAGGATGAGCTGATGTACGAGATTCCGCGCGACGACTTCTACCCCATCCCCACCGCCGAGGTGCCCGTTACCAATTTCCACCGGGACGAAATCCTCGCGGCCGACGACCTGCCCCGACAGTACTGTACCTACTCGCCCTGCTGGCGGCGCGAGGCCGGCAGCTACGGCGCGGACGTACGTGGCCTCAACCGCCTGCATCAGTTCGACAAGGTTGAGCTCGTCCGGATCGTCCACCCCGACGAGAGCTACCGCGCGCTCGACGCGCTTCTGGAGGACGCCGAAAGCGCGCTCGACGCCCTCGATCTGCCCTATCGCCGCCTCCTCATGTGCACTGGCGACATGGGCTTCACGCAGGCCAAGGTGTACGACCTGGAGGTGTGGAGTGCGGCGCAGGACCGCTGGCTGGAAGTATCCTCCGTCTCCAACTTTGAGGCCTTTCAGGCCCGTCGCGCACAGATCCGCTACCGGCCCGAGCCGGAGGCCAAGCCGGAACTCGTCCATACCCTCAACGGGAGCGGCCTCGCCTTTCCTCGCGTTGTCGCAGCCCTCCTCGAAAACAACCAGCAGCCCGACGGCACCATCGAACTACCGGAGGCGCTCCACCCTTACACGGGATTTGCCCGAATCGGAGCGGAAGACTGA
- a CDS encoding TIGR04282 family arsenosugar biosynthesis glycosyltransferase produces MDTSVLVFAKVPRPGSVKTRLTPTLSPSEAARLYTAFLRDTLRRVTRLEADVQLYLAPPLPDGELDAVPSGVDVHVQTGDGLGARMEQAFRETLGAGYGRVIVMGSDHPTLPRSFLRRADQALQNPASLCIGPTEDGGFYLLGMSAFYPQLFDDMSYSHSKVCADTLARAGRTGADVTVLPQWYDVDRPHDLDRLLTDLDKRPADAPNTRRIADRLELGALVQ; encoded by the coding sequence ATGGACACTTCTGTTCTCGTCTTTGCCAAGGTCCCGCGACCGGGGTCCGTCAAGACGCGCCTTACACCAACCTTGAGTCCCTCGGAAGCGGCCCGCCTCTACACGGCGTTCCTGCGGGACACGCTGCGCCGGGTCACGCGGCTGGAGGCTGACGTGCAGCTCTACCTGGCCCCGCCGCTGCCCGATGGAGAGCTCGACGCGGTGCCGTCCGGCGTGGACGTACACGTACAGACGGGGGACGGGCTCGGGGCACGCATGGAGCAGGCCTTCCGGGAGACCCTGGGGGCCGGCTACGGGCGCGTCATCGTGATGGGGAGCGACCATCCGACCCTGCCTCGCTCGTTCCTGCGACGGGCGGATCAGGCCCTTCAGAACCCGGCGTCGCTTTGCATCGGCCCTACCGAAGACGGCGGGTTTTACCTGCTGGGCATGAGCGCCTTCTACCCGCAGCTGTTCGACGACATGAGCTACAGCCACTCTAAGGTGTGTGCCGATACGCTTGCCCGCGCCGGGCGGACCGGGGCGGACGTCACGGTGCTCCCGCAATGGTACGACGTGGATCGACCGCACGACCTGGACCGTCTGCTGACGGATCTGGATAAGCGGCCCGCGGACGCCCCGAACACTCGACGGATTGCGGATCGTCTTGAGCTTGGGGCGCTCGTCCAGTGA
- a CDS encoding tetratricopeptide repeat protein, with protein MPHRPLPRSISVEGLHRLPIVLALGLLLGITAGPVCAQQSDSTQLKKFQRVNEFLRADRPERALPLLESLYANAPENTAFYRKLKQTYESIKRYDDALRLVNERIGSTPTVSRLTEKARLQYQKDAVDAANDTWDRALALAPNRAQTYRTVYNTLAELRQFRRAIAVLQKGRTALDQPDAFRTELAHLYGLDGQFEAAMQEYVAFLAEAPNRLNYVRSRLRTFVEQGQGIEASIQVLQRTVQENPLSEAYRKLLAWLHTEQNDYAAAFDAYRALDRLGDRQGQVLFQFARRAADAQRYGVATRACAAIQEQYPRSGVAPEAQRLRGDLYRRWADQGADSTTAAQDSARYAQARTAYETFLRENPGHADYPAALLRLGTLQIDAYRALDDAQDVLSQLVSDHSETAAADEGQYQLGRIAVLRDSLDRARLLFSRLAASAQSSDLADQAQYELALLHFYQGEFDATTARASAISKNPSADVANDAIALKTLLQEARGPDSLDTPLRTFARVRLRERQHAHDRALDSLDALLRRHPRHPLADDARFRRGHIHLARHDTSAALAAFRAVPEQHPRSSYADRSLFRSASLLEASGRPTAAVEIYDRLLSEYPKSLLAGDARSRLRVLRRSQG; from the coding sequence GTGCCCCACCGTCCTCTGCCGCGGTCGATTTCCGTCGAAGGCCTGCACCGCCTGCCGATCGTACTCGCCCTTGGGCTCCTGCTCGGGATCACGGCCGGCCCCGTCTGTGCTCAGCAGTCCGACAGCACGCAACTGAAGAAATTCCAGCGGGTCAACGAGTTCCTGCGTGCCGACCGGCCCGAGCGCGCCCTTCCCCTTCTGGAATCTCTGTACGCTAACGCCCCCGAGAACACAGCGTTCTACCGGAAGCTGAAGCAGACCTACGAGAGCATCAAGCGCTACGACGACGCCCTGCGGCTGGTGAACGAGCGCATCGGCTCCACCCCGACCGTTTCTCGCCTCACCGAAAAAGCCCGGCTTCAGTACCAGAAGGACGCAGTGGACGCCGCCAACGACACGTGGGATCGGGCGCTCGCTCTTGCCCCGAACAGGGCCCAGACGTACCGGACCGTCTACAACACCCTGGCCGAGCTTCGCCAGTTTCGCAGGGCCATCGCGGTCCTCCAGAAGGGGCGCACCGCCCTCGACCAGCCCGACGCGTTCCGGACCGAGCTGGCGCACCTGTACGGCCTGGACGGCCAGTTTGAGGCGGCCATGCAGGAGTACGTTGCGTTTCTTGCCGAGGCCCCCAACCGCCTTAACTACGTCCGAAGTCGCCTCCGGACGTTCGTGGAGCAGGGGCAGGGCATCGAGGCCAGCATCCAGGTGCTCCAGCGCACCGTTCAGGAGAACCCCCTGAGCGAGGCCTACCGGAAGCTCCTGGCCTGGCTGCACACGGAGCAAAACGACTACGCGGCGGCATTCGACGCGTACCGGGCCCTGGACCGACTCGGGGACCGTCAGGGACAGGTCCTCTTCCAGTTTGCCCGGCGGGCCGCCGACGCGCAGCGCTACGGCGTCGCCACCCGGGCCTGTGCGGCCATCCAGGAGCAATACCCGCGGTCGGGCGTCGCCCCGGAGGCCCAAAGGCTTCGCGGCGACCTCTACCGCCGGTGGGCGGACCAGGGTGCAGACTCCACCACGGCGGCCCAAGACTCTGCCCGCTACGCCCAGGCCCGAACCGCCTACGAGACGTTCCTCCGAGAGAATCCAGGGCACGCGGACTATCCGGCGGCCCTTCTCCGGCTCGGTACGCTCCAGATCGACGCCTACCGCGCCCTGGACGACGCCCAGGATGTTCTCAGCCAGCTTGTGTCAGACCACTCGGAAACCGCGGCCGCCGATGAGGGGCAATATCAGTTGGGCCGCATTGCAGTGCTCCGGGACTCGCTCGACCGGGCCCGCCTTCTCTTTTCCCGCCTGGCCGCCAGCGCACAGTCAAGTGACCTCGCCGATCAGGCCCAGTACGAACTGGCACTCCTGCACTTTTACCAGGGTGAGTTCGACGCCACGACGGCCCGGGCCTCCGCCATCAGCAAAAATCCGTCGGCGGACGTGGCCAACGACGCCATTGCGCTGAAGACCCTCCTGCAGGAGGCCCGCGGCCCTGACTCGCTCGATACCCCCCTTCGCACCTTCGCTCGCGTTCGGCTTCGCGAGCGGCAGCATGCCCACGACCGCGCCCTGGACTCGCTCGACGCACTCCTACGGCGACACCCGCGGCACCCACTCGCCGACGACGCCCGGTTTCGGCGGGGCCACATCCATCTCGCCCGCCACGACACCTCGGCGGCCCTCGCGGCGTTTCGGGCCGTGCCGGAGCAGCACCCGCGCAGTTCCTACGCCGACCGCAGTCTGTTCCGGAGTGCGTCCCTCTTAGAGGCAAGCGGCCGCCCCACGGCAGCCGTCGAGATCTACGACCGCCTCTTGTCGGAATACCCCAAGTCCCTCCTCGCAGGGGATGCCCGCAGCCGCCTCCGTGTCCTCCGCCGGTCTCAGGGCTGA
- a CDS encoding acyl-CoA thioesterase produces the protein MSSSLPPKPVSASECKMTEIVLPNDTNGLGNMMGGRLLHLMDKCAAISAQRHANRVCVTAAVDSVEFQSAIRKGEVVVIESHVNRAFRTSMEVELNVWAENPLEETHRKCNRAFYTYVALDEDGGTVPIPDVSPDTEQEQDRYEAAAKRRDIRLVLAGRKELEDAASLKEDMLTALQHSTDAPA, from the coding sequence ATGAGTTCATCCCTCCCCCCCAAACCGGTCTCGGCCTCCGAGTGCAAGATGACCGAGATCGTTCTCCCCAACGACACGAACGGCCTCGGCAACATGATGGGCGGCCGGCTGCTGCACCTGATGGACAAGTGTGCAGCCATCTCTGCCCAGCGGCACGCCAACCGCGTCTGCGTGACCGCCGCCGTAGACAGCGTCGAGTTTCAGTCGGCCATCCGAAAGGGCGAGGTGGTTGTCATCGAGAGCCATGTCAATCGGGCCTTCCGAACGTCGATGGAGGTGGAGCTCAACGTATGGGCCGAAAACCCGCTCGAAGAGACGCACCGGAAGTGCAACCGCGCCTTTTACACGTACGTGGCCCTGGACGAGGACGGCGGCACGGTGCCCATCCCGGACGTATCCCCGGACACGGAGCAGGAGCAAGACCGCTACGAGGCCGCCGCCAAGCGGCGCGATATTCGCCTGGTGCTTGCCGGGCGGAAGGAGCTTGAAGACGCGGCGAGCCTCAAGGAAGACATGCTGACGGCACTACAACACTCGACGGATGCCCCTGCGTGA
- the rfbD gene encoding dTDP-4-dehydrorhamnose reductase, with protein MLFNRVLITGANGLLGQALVHRLSQNREYDVLATARDDTPRFEDGSCGYTPLDVTQPDDVARIFEDFAPNVVVNCAAMTDVGECDEHRSQAWAVNARAVKTLAKHCRTSGARLVQVSTDFVFNGKRGPYDEEARPDPVNYYGRTKLAGENAVREAGRANWAIVRTVLLYGTGRDLRRSNIVLWVADQLSQGESLHIVDDQHRTPTHVDDLADGIERLLHHETTGIYHVSGADMVSIYELACTVAREFGLDASLIEPVPSDFFEDAVERPPRTGFVIDKARDELDYDPRPLDDGLRAVQASLQGFSSP; from the coding sequence ATGCTGTTCAATCGTGTTCTCATTACCGGCGCCAACGGACTGCTCGGGCAGGCCCTGGTCCACCGCCTCAGTCAGAACCGCGAATACGACGTGCTCGCGACTGCTCGGGACGACACCCCCCGGTTTGAGGACGGGTCGTGTGGCTATACCCCACTCGACGTGACTCAGCCAGACGACGTGGCCCGGATCTTCGAGGACTTTGCCCCCAACGTGGTCGTGAATTGCGCCGCGATGACCGACGTGGGGGAGTGCGACGAACACCGAAGCCAGGCGTGGGCCGTCAATGCCCGCGCCGTCAAAACACTGGCGAAGCACTGCCGCACCAGCGGGGCCCGCCTCGTGCAGGTCTCCACCGACTTCGTCTTCAACGGCAAGCGAGGCCCCTACGACGAAGAGGCCCGCCCCGACCCCGTCAACTACTACGGGCGCACCAAACTGGCGGGCGAAAACGCCGTACGGGAGGCCGGGCGTGCCAACTGGGCCATCGTGCGCACCGTTCTGCTCTACGGCACGGGTCGGGACCTGCGCCGCTCAAACATCGTCCTCTGGGTTGCGGACCAACTGTCTCAGGGCGAATCCCTCCACATCGTCGACGATCAGCACCGCACCCCCACGCACGTCGACGACCTGGCCGACGGCATCGAGCGCCTGCTTCACCACGAGACGACCGGCATCTACCACGTGTCCGGGGCCGACATGGTCTCGATCTACGAGCTGGCCTGCACGGTGGCGAGGGAGTTTGGGCTCGATGCCTCCCTCATCGAGCCCGTGCCGAGCGACTTCTTCGAAGACGCCGTGGAGCGCCCGCCGCGCACCGGCTTCGTCATCGACAAGGCCCGAGACGAACTCGACTACGACCCGCGCCCGCTCGACGACGGCCTCCGTGCCGTCCAGGCATCCCTGCAGGGCTTCTCTAGCCCATGA
- the murA gene encoding UDP-N-acetylglucosamine 1-carboxyvinyltransferase, whose protein sequence is MDKLVVRGDSSLQGPLTVSGSKNTALPLMAATLLAKGPSTITNVPDLRDVRTFSKVIRHGGPAVTFDADAHTLSVDATTIETPVAPYEMVKKMRASFYMLGALLGRCGTAKVSLPGGCAWGPRPVDLHIEGMREFGADIELDEGYVHASTPKGGLAGGTFRLEPVSVGATINLLLAAVTARGGSKIENAAQEPDVVAFGHALQEMGAQIDGLGTRTIEVQGVDALNTGTFRNTPDRIELGTFILMAATAAEPGHPVDIHEGTHEHLGPDFKEKLGETGVDVSYGDETVTVVRPETIRPVSVETSPFPGFATDLQAQWTVLLSCADGTATVTDTIYDDRFKHVPELQRLGMEIEVDGNTATVHGGAPLKGAKVMSTDLRAGVSLVMAGLLAEGRTDVLRVYHLDRGYEDLEDKLRDAGLTIHREEYDEFAEPDRAPAQG, encoded by the coding sequence ATGGATAAACTCGTCGTTCGCGGAGATTCGTCCCTTCAAGGCCCCCTCACCGTGAGCGGGTCGAAAAACACGGCCCTCCCGCTCATGGCCGCCACCCTCCTGGCGAAGGGCCCCTCTACCATCACCAACGTGCCGGACCTACGGGACGTGCGCACCTTTTCGAAGGTCATTCGGCACGGGGGGCCGGCGGTGACGTTCGATGCCGACGCCCACACCCTCTCGGTGGACGCGACCACCATCGAAACGCCGGTGGCGCCCTACGAGATGGTCAAAAAAATGCGCGCCTCCTTCTACATGCTCGGTGCGCTCCTGGGGCGTTGCGGGACGGCCAAGGTATCGCTCCCCGGGGGCTGCGCATGGGGGCCGCGACCGGTCGACCTGCACATCGAGGGCATGAGGGAGTTCGGGGCCGACATTGAGTTGGACGAGGGTTACGTGCACGCCTCCACCCCGAAGGGCGGGCTCGCGGGCGGCACCTTCCGGCTGGAGCCCGTGAGCGTGGGCGCCACGATCAACCTTCTGCTCGCCGCCGTAACGGCCCGGGGCGGCTCCAAGATCGAGAACGCGGCCCAGGAGCCGGACGTCGTGGCCTTCGGGCATGCCCTCCAGGAAATGGGCGCTCAGATTGACGGCCTCGGCACCCGGACGATTGAGGTGCAGGGCGTCGACGCGCTCAACACGGGCACCTTCCGCAACACGCCCGACCGCATCGAGCTGGGCACCTTCATCCTCATGGCCGCGACGGCCGCCGAGCCCGGCCACCCCGTCGACATCCACGAGGGCACCCACGAGCACCTGGGCCCGGACTTCAAGGAAAAGCTGGGCGAGACCGGGGTCGACGTGTCCTACGGCGACGAGACCGTGACCGTCGTGCGCCCCGAGACGATTCGTCCGGTGTCGGTCGAGACGTCCCCCTTCCCGGGCTTCGCGACCGACCTGCAGGCGCAGTGGACCGTCCTGCTGAGCTGCGCCGATGGCACGGCCACGGTGACGGACACAATCTACGACGACCGGTTCAAGCACGTGCCGGAGCTGCAGCGTCTCGGCATGGAGATCGAGGTCGACGGAAACACGGCGACGGTACACGGGGGCGCGCCGTTGAAGGGAGCAAAGGTCATGAGTACGGACCTCCGGGCCGGCGTCTCCCTCGTGATGGCCGGTCTGCTCGCCGAGGGCCGCACGGACGTTCTCCGCGTCTACCACCTCGACCGCGGGTACGAAGATCTCGAAGACAAGCTCCGCGACGCCGGGCTCACCATCCACCGCGAGGAGTACGACGAGTTTGCCGAGCCGGACCGGGCCCCTGCACAGGGGTAG
- a CDS encoding asparagine synthetase B, producing the protein MRLRSVLAFAAALVVCVVATPPAAAQDLLIPMDEQQENHLKAYGAVYAALQDGQTVDWLLNHRGGSFLAEASDAVRQELQVRGVTFTAVSAGQASKIIAEVEADGSNKSVVPLEKAPEIAVYAPEGAVPWDDAVRLALEYAEVPHDVIYDEEVLNGDLASYDWLHLHHEDFTGQFGKFIRYRNEPWYIQKQNKAEAAAEEFGFRKVSQLKLAVAERLKQYVSQGGFLFSMCSGTETLDIALAAHQADVVPEEYDGDPVDPNALDRLDFSNTLAFRNFTPNLNAREYEHSTIDVGPPPPEMRDPSLDYFTLFEFSAKWDPVPSMLTQNHVATVKGFVGQATAFNKDALKEDVVVLGEAPDRPQVRYIHGTHGQGTFTFYSGHDPEDYQHFVGDPPTDLSLHPKSPGYRLILNNILFPAAKKKKQKT; encoded by the coding sequence ATGCGCCTCCGGTCCGTTCTTGCCTTTGCCGCTGCGCTCGTGGTCTGCGTCGTTGCCACGCCCCCGGCCGCGGCGCAGGACCTGCTCATTCCGATGGACGAGCAACAAGAGAACCACCTGAAGGCCTACGGGGCCGTCTACGCGGCCCTCCAGGACGGCCAGACGGTCGACTGGCTCCTCAATCACCGCGGTGGGTCGTTCCTCGCCGAGGCCAGCGACGCCGTCCGTCAAGAGCTGCAGGTCCGCGGCGTCACCTTCACGGCCGTGAGCGCCGGCCAGGCGTCCAAGATCATCGCAGAGGTGGAGGCCGACGGCAGCAACAAGTCCGTCGTGCCTCTTGAGAAGGCCCCCGAGATTGCCGTCTACGCCCCGGAGGGGGCCGTGCCGTGGGACGACGCCGTCCGGCTGGCCCTAGAGTACGCCGAGGTTCCCCACGACGTGATCTACGACGAGGAGGTGCTCAACGGCGACCTCGCGTCCTACGACTGGCTGCACCTCCACCACGAGGACTTTACCGGCCAGTTCGGCAAGTTCATCCGCTACCGCAACGAGCCCTGGTACATTCAGAAGCAAAACAAGGCCGAGGCGGCGGCCGAGGAGTTTGGGTTCCGCAAGGTGAGCCAGCTAAAACTGGCCGTGGCCGAGCGCCTCAAACAGTATGTCTCGCAGGGCGGCTTCCTGTTTTCGATGTGCTCCGGCACCGAGACCCTCGACATCGCCCTCGCCGCCCACCAGGCCGACGTCGTGCCCGAGGAGTACGACGGAGATCCGGTGGACCCGAACGCGCTGGATCGGCTCGACTTCAGCAACACGCTCGCCTTTCGCAACTTTACCCCCAACCTCAACGCCCGCGAATACGAGCACTCCACCATTGACGTGGGCCCGCCGCCCCCGGAGATGCGAGACCCCTCGCTGGACTACTTCACGCTCTTTGAGTTCAGCGCCAAGTGGGACCCCGTGCCCAGCATGCTCACGCAGAACCACGTGGCGACCGTCAAGGGCTTTGTCGGGCAGGCCACCGCCTTCAACAAGGACGCGTTGAAAGAGGACGTGGTGGTTCTCGGGGAGGCGCCGGACCGTCCACAGGTGCGGTACATCCACGGTACGCACGGGCAGGGCACGTTCACCTTCTACAGTGGGCACGACCCGGAGGACTACCAGCACTTCGTGGGGGACCCGCCCACCGATCTTTCGCTGCATCCCAAATCGCCCGGCTACCGGCTTATTCTGAATAACATTCTCTTCCCCGCCGCCAAGAAAAAGAAACAGAAGACCTGA
- a CDS encoding RNA polymerase subunit sigma-54, protein MPLREPTRATPGRRPTRALASLVVLVLLIAATASPATAQRQPGALGAGFQVGRPGGLALKWYRSSPAVYDGIISTDGDDFIVGHMHRLWERPISDSPLHLFAGPGLMVGTSRLTQSPRLRLGLSGEVGLNFYAERFEVFLHVTPVLRFLPSTHTAVDGNVGLRYYLRFP, encoded by the coding sequence ATGCCCCTGCGTGAACCGACCAGAGCCACGCCGGGGCGCCGCCCGACCCGGGCACTCGCCTCACTGGTTGTCCTGGTCCTATTGATTGCCGCCACCGCCAGTCCGGCAACGGCCCAGCGACAGCCTGGGGCCCTGGGCGCCGGATTCCAGGTTGGACGCCCTGGGGGGCTCGCCCTCAAGTGGTATCGCTCGTCCCCGGCGGTGTACGACGGGATCATCAGCACCGACGGCGACGACTTCATCGTCGGCCACATGCATCGGCTCTGGGAGCGCCCCATCTCCGATTCGCCCCTCCACCTCTTCGCGGGACCCGGCCTGATGGTCGGCACGTCCCGGCTCACCCAGTCGCCCCGTCTTCGCCTCGGCCTGAGTGGCGAGGTTGGACTCAATTTTTACGCCGAACGCTTCGAGGTCTTCTTGCATGTGACGCCCGTCCTCCGGTTTTTGCCTAGTACCCACACGGCGGTTGATGGCAACGTCGGCCTCCGCTACTACCTCCGGTTCCCCTGA